GCTGACCCGCGCCTTCGTGACCCGCGAGGTGCTGCCGCACCTGGACGACTGGGAACGGGCCGGCGAGGTGCCGCGGGCCCTGCACGCCACCGCCGCGAAGCTGGGCCTGCTCGGCGTCGGCTTCCCCGAATCGGTCGGCGGCAGCGGCGGTGACCTGCTCGACTCGATCATCGTGACCGAGGAGGTGATCCGCTCCGGCGGCTCGTCCGGCCTGATCGCGGCCCTGTTCACGCACGGCATTGCCCTGCCGCACATGGTCGCGGCCGCCGGTGTGAGCATCGGCGGCTCGCTGGGCGGCCGGCTCGGTGGCACCTCGGCGCCCGGCGACGACGACCTGGTCCAGCGGTACGTCCGGCCGACCCTGGCCGGCACGATGATCGGGGCGTTGGCGATCACCGAGCCGGACGGCGGTTCGGACGTGGCCGGCATTCGCACCACCGCCCGCCGCGACGGCGACCACTACGTGGTGAACGGGTCGAAGACGTACATCACCAGCGGCCACCGGGCGGACTTCGTGACCACGGCGGTCTGCACCGACTTCCCCGGCAGCGGCGAGCTCACCCTGCTGGTCATCGACAAGGGGCTGCCCGGGTTCACGGTCGGGCGCCGGCTGGAGAAGCTGGGCTGGCACTGCTCGGACACCGCCGAGCTGTCGTTCGTCGACGTGCGGGTGCCGGTGGCCAACCGGATCGGCGCGGAGGACACCGGCTTCCTGGCGATCATGCAGAACTTCGCCGCGGAACGGCTCTCGCTGGCCACCCAGGCGTACGCCACCGCGCAGCGCTGCGTCGAGTTGGCGGTGCGCTGGTGCCGGGACCGGGAGACCTTCGGGCGTCCGCTGGCCAGCCGGCAGGTGGTCC
This portion of the Micromonospora zamorensis genome encodes:
- a CDS encoding acyl-CoA dehydrogenase family protein — translated: MSIVDTPERRQLRELTRAFVTREVLPHLDDWERAGEVPRALHATAAKLGLLGVGFPESVGGSGGDLLDSIIVTEEVIRSGGSSGLIAALFTHGIALPHMVAAAGVSIGGSLGGRLGGTSAPGDDDLVQRYVRPTLAGTMIGALAITEPDGGSDVAGIRTTARRDGDHYVVNGSKTYITSGHRADFVTTAVCTDFPGSGELTLLVIDKGLPGFTVGRRLEKLGWHCSDTAELSFVDVRVPVANRIGAEDTGFLAIMQNFAAERLSLATQAYATAQRCVELAVRWCRDRETFGRPLASRQVVRHRLAEMHTRAEAARAYVHEVAVRVAAGEPVVTEVAMAKNVAVAACDEVVDQALQLHGGFGYMRDAEVERHYRDARILGIGGGATEIMNEIIVKGMGL